A window of Pseudoalteromonas sp. MEBiC 03607 genomic DNA:
CACCACTAATACTCTGACGAAATAAATCAATATCGTCAGGGCTTATGTGATTGTTGGCGTGGGGATCTTTTTTCATGGCGGCAGTCTAAACAAAAAAACGCTAAAAATCGAGTAAAAACCAACTGAAAAGACGGTACAATACGCGTCAGAATAGACTTTGAAAGTTAAGGAACATACATGAACCATTTCCAGATTGAAGATGCAATTTTAGACGAGGCAATTGCAGAACTTTCAACGTTGCACGATTGGTTACGTTGGACAACCAGTCAATTTGCCAGCAGTGGTATTTTCTTTGGGCACGGTACAGATAATGCGTGGGATGAAGCAGTTAGCTTATTATTACCCGCATTAAGTTTGCCTATCGACGCGCCAAAAGAGCTAATGCATGCGCGTTTAACCAGCACCGAGAAAAACCGTTTAGCTGAACTAATTGCAGAGCGTATTAATGATTGTACGCCAGTACCATACCTGACCAACATAGCATGGTTTGCAGGTATGCCGTTTTATGTCGATGAGCGCGTGTTAATTCCACGCTCGCCATTTGCAGAGCTAATTAACAACCGCTTTGCACCTTGGTTAGAAGAGCCAAGCTCAGTAACGCGCATTCTTGATTTATGTACCGGCTCTGCGTGTATCGCCATTGCACTTGCACAAGCATTTGAAGATGCTCAAGTTGATGCGGTTGATATTTCTTATGAAGCGCTCGAAGTTGCTGATATTAATATTAGCGATTACATGCTCAATGACCGCGTACTACCAATTCAATCAGACGTGTTTAGTGGCGTTCCGGGTCAAAAATATGATCTGATCGTAGCAAACCCACCTTATGTTGATGCTGAAGATATGGCTGATTTACCGCGTGAATTCCACCATGAACCAGAACTTGGTTTAGCATCGGGTCATGACGGCCTAGACGTAACGCGTACAATTTTAGCTGAAGCCGCTGAACATCTAACTGATAACGGTTTGTTATTTGTCGAAGTCGGCAACTCTATGGTACATATGGAAGCGTTATATCCAAATGCACCGTTTGAGTGGGTTGAGTTCGAGCAAGGTGGATT
This region includes:
- the prmB gene encoding 50S ribosomal protein L3 N(5)-glutamine methyltransferase, coding for MNHFQIEDAILDEAIAELSTLHDWLRWTTSQFASSGIFFGHGTDNAWDEAVSLLLPALSLPIDAPKELMHARLTSTEKNRLAELIAERINDCTPVPYLTNIAWFAGMPFYVDERVLIPRSPFAELINNRFAPWLEEPSSVTRILDLCTGSACIAIALAQAFEDAQVDAVDISYEALEVADINISDYMLNDRVLPIQSDVFSGVPGQKYDLIVANPPYVDAEDMADLPREFHHEPELGLASGHDGLDVTRTILAEAAEHLTDNGLLFVEVGNSMVHMEALYPNAPFEWVEFEQGGLGVFVISKEQLVKYFAD